One window of the Chitinophaga niabensis genome contains the following:
- a CDS encoding cation diffusion facilitator family transporter → MIRKELRIILLSLGISLLLTLAKFAAYFLTHSVAILSDALESIINVVAGGFACYSIYLTGKPKDANHPYGHGKVEFFSIGFEGAMICIAGVLILFKAVQYFIIKPELLQIDQGIWVISITAVVNLLLGLYLARSGKQLNSITLSGNGQHILTDAYSSGALIIALVIIRFTGQTWIDPAVSVVMGVLILRKGYQLMRQSISGLMDETDMQVIDKVIEILNQHRHRTWIDVHNMRVQQYGNNYHIDCHVTLPYYLELSQAHEEIKAFEQLVNRELKGHEVEFFIHVDPCIPALCQYCQLSECPVRSHPFRYKITWTRENVLPNRKHAVD, encoded by the coding sequence TTGATAAGAAAAGAACTACGGATCATCCTGCTTTCGCTTGGTATCAGCCTGCTGCTAACCCTTGCGAAATTTGCAGCTTACTTTCTTACCCATTCCGTAGCCATCCTGTCTGATGCATTGGAATCTATCATTAATGTGGTAGCAGGAGGTTTTGCCTGTTATAGTATTTACCTCACCGGCAAACCAAAGGACGCGAATCACCCTTACGGACATGGGAAAGTGGAATTCTTTTCCATCGGCTTTGAAGGTGCCATGATCTGTATTGCCGGTGTGCTGATCCTTTTTAAGGCGGTACAGTATTTTATTATAAAACCTGAACTGCTGCAGATAGACCAGGGCATCTGGGTGATCAGTATCACGGCTGTTGTTAATTTATTATTGGGGCTATACCTGGCAAGGTCAGGCAAACAATTAAATTCAATCACCCTCTCCGGGAATGGACAACATATTTTAACAGATGCTTACAGTTCCGGCGCATTGATCATTGCGCTGGTCATTATCCGCTTTACCGGGCAAACCTGGATAGACCCCGCTGTATCTGTTGTGATGGGAGTATTGATCCTTCGGAAAGGATACCAGCTGATGCGGCAATCCATTTCCGGGTTGATGGACGAAACGGATATGCAGGTGATAGATAAAGTGATTGAGATCCTGAACCAGCACCGGCACCGTACCTGGATAGATGTGCATAATATGCGCGTACAGCAGTATGGGAATAATTATCATATAGACTGTCACGTTACACTACCATATTACCTGGAATTAAGCCAGGCACACGAAGAGATCAAAGCGTTTGAGCAGCTGGTGAACCGGGAGCTGAAAGGCCACGAAGTGGAATTCTTTATACATGTGGATCCCTGCATACCGGCCCTCTGCCAGTATTGCCAGCTATCGGAATGCCCGGTGCGGAGCCATCCCTTCCGGTACAAGATCACCTGGACCCGCGAAAATGTATTGCCCAATCGCAAACATGCAGTAGATTAG
- a CDS encoding SusC/RagA family TonB-linked outer membrane protein produces the protein MLLGISNAVWAQQMSISGRVIAAEDKSPLPGVTIRVQGSPTGTSTNTSGSFIINAARGQVLQFSYIGYITKRVTINADTDILVELETDAQNLKEFVTTAYGISKNARSLGSSVQKVDGEDVAQTQRENFLNGLAGRVAGATVTGTSGAPGSSAQLVLRGATSIGGNNSPLYVVDGVPYDNQSVNQEALIGASNPSATSFANRNSDYGNRAMDLNPEDIESITILKGPEAAALYGSDGASGAVLITTRKGKAGKSTVSYDNNFRFDKVYRFPKTQRIYSRGLNGVADDNATINPFSFGLMSAYFGPKYADTTTFYDNFGNFFKTGFQQRHSLNFDGGNEKFTFRLSTSWLDQKGTVPNSAFQRGTIRLTGTAKISEKLSMTGTFTYVNSTTDKTSKGAGSYFLTLLTFPADEDARIYQNPDGSRKTLRGGSYTSEFDNPFWDVNKNTAQDKTARVNGSIVANLDLTNWLTLNGTLGVENYTTTGYFLTHPQSRYGFATNGFLSQMDVVANNISGIVRATARKTWGKFGNTLTVGTAMEDNNTKTNSFKGERFYEQNFISINNTDPLSRDIRYTDNTARKFRLFGNYEVSYNDILYLSLAGSREGHSYFMSRVVDKNPFFNYGSASLAFVFSDLQPLKELSWLSYGKARLSYATTGKAPFAPYVIDNSMTPQITTGGGFAYGVNGNNFGLEPELTKNLEVGGEFKFLKNRIGVDVAYYILRSSKQILRARSSYGTGFVLKFLNGGEVENKGLEIQLTGSPVRSKNFQWDVLANFDLNRGKILSMPADLPSYYDSDTWVFGNLRSQSYTGVNTGNLSGYTLRRNSKGQLLISPTTGLPLSNGDFSVVGDRTPDFKVGLVNDITYKQFKLSFNLDFRKGGDVFNGNEYYLYLAGLSERTLDRENTLVIRGVLLDGLEETSKPTPNAVAITPYFRSDYWATTVATESDFIESVDWMRLRDITLQYVLPASFLKKQRFVKSASVYVTGTDVFMITNYTGADPNVSTNTAASRGYGGAGIDFGSLANPRGINFGLKASF, from the coding sequence TTGCTTCTAGGAATCTCCAATGCTGTTTGGGCCCAGCAAATGTCTATCAGCGGCAGAGTAATTGCTGCAGAAGACAAAAGCCCGCTGCCCGGTGTAACTATCCGGGTACAGGGTTCTCCCACCGGTACCTCTACCAACACAAGTGGTAGTTTTATTATTAACGCTGCCCGCGGGCAGGTACTACAGTTCAGTTATATTGGTTACATCACCAAAAGGGTAACCATTAATGCCGACACGGACATCTTAGTAGAATTGGAAACCGATGCACAAAACCTGAAAGAGTTTGTGACCACAGCGTACGGTATCTCCAAGAATGCCCGCTCCCTGGGTTCTTCCGTACAAAAAGTAGACGGGGAAGATGTAGCTCAAACCCAACGGGAAAACTTCCTGAACGGCCTTGCAGGCCGGGTTGCGGGCGCCACAGTAACAGGCACTTCCGGTGCGCCGGGATCCTCTGCCCAACTGGTGCTGCGTGGTGCTACCTCTATCGGAGGTAATAACTCACCGCTCTATGTTGTGGACGGCGTGCCTTACGATAACCAGTCTGTTAACCAGGAAGCCCTGATCGGCGCTTCCAATCCTTCAGCAACTTCCTTTGCCAACAGGAACTCGGATTATGGTAACCGTGCCATGGACCTCAATCCGGAAGATATTGAAAGCATTACCATACTGAAAGGCCCTGAAGCTGCAGCCCTCTATGGTTCAGATGGTGCCTCCGGAGCTGTGCTCATCACTACCCGCAAAGGAAAAGCCGGAAAGTCTACCGTGAGTTACGATAACAACTTCCGCTTTGATAAAGTATACCGCTTCCCGAAAACACAACGGATCTACAGCCGCGGGTTGAATGGAGTGGCAGATGATAATGCCACCATTAATCCATTCTCATTCGGTTTGATGTCCGCCTATTTCGGCCCTAAATATGCAGATACCACTACCTTTTATGATAACTTCGGAAACTTCTTCAAAACCGGTTTCCAGCAAAGGCACAGCCTGAATTTTGATGGTGGTAATGAGAAATTCACCTTCCGCCTTTCAACCTCCTGGCTGGATCAGAAGGGAACAGTACCCAACTCCGCTTTTCAACGGGGCACCATCCGCCTCACAGGTACGGCAAAGATCAGCGAGAAGCTGAGTATGACGGGAACTTTCACATATGTGAACTCCACAACGGATAAAACCTCCAAAGGTGCAGGAAGTTACTTCCTCACCCTGCTCACCTTCCCTGCGGATGAAGATGCACGGATCTACCAGAACCCGGATGGCAGCCGCAAAACACTCCGGGGTGGCAGCTATACTTCTGAATTCGACAATCCTTTCTGGGATGTGAATAAGAATACAGCCCAGGATAAAACGGCCCGTGTGAACGGATCTATTGTGGCTAACCTGGACCTCACTAACTGGCTGACCTTAAATGGTACACTGGGCGTAGAGAACTATACCACTACCGGTTATTTCCTTACCCATCCGCAATCCCGCTACGGCTTTGCAACAAACGGGTTCCTTTCCCAAATGGATGTTGTTGCCAATAATATCAGCGGTATCGTAAGAGCTACCGCCCGTAAAACGTGGGGTAAGTTTGGTAATACGCTCACCGTGGGAACTGCCATGGAAGATAACAATACCAAAACCAACTCTTTTAAGGGAGAACGTTTCTACGAGCAGAATTTCATCTCCATCAATAATACAGATCCCTTATCCCGGGATATAAGATATACGGATAATACAGCACGGAAATTCCGTTTATTCGGTAACTACGAAGTGAGTTATAACGATATCCTTTACCTGTCCCTGGCAGGCAGCAGAGAGGGCCACTCCTACTTCATGAGCCGGGTGGTGGATAAGAACCCCTTCTTTAACTATGGTTCTGCCTCTTTAGCTTTTGTGTTCTCAGACCTTCAACCTTTGAAGGAACTTTCCTGGCTGAGTTATGGTAAGGCCCGCCTTTCATATGCTACCACAGGTAAAGCACCCTTTGCACCCTACGTGATAGATAACTCTATGACACCCCAGATCACTACCGGTGGCGGATTCGCCTACGGGGTGAACGGGAATAATTTTGGCCTGGAGCCGGAACTCACCAAAAACCTGGAAGTTGGTGGTGAATTCAAATTCCTGAAAAACCGTATAGGCGTAGATGTTGCCTACTACATCCTGCGGAGCAGCAAACAGATCCTTCGTGCGAGGTCCAGCTACGGCACCGGCTTTGTATTGAAATTCCTGAACGGCGGTGAAGTGGAGAACAAAGGTCTTGAAATACAACTAACCGGCTCTCCTGTAAGAAGCAAAAACTTCCAATGGGATGTGCTGGCGAACTTCGACCTGAACCGGGGAAAGATCCTGTCCATGCCCGCAGACCTGCCTTCTTACTATGATTCAGATACCTGGGTATTTGGCAACCTTCGTTCTCAATCCTATACCGGTGTAAATACGGGTAACCTTTCCGGTTATACCCTCCGCCGCAATAGTAAAGGCCAGTTGCTGATCAGCCCTACAACAGGGTTGCCGCTTTCAAACGGAGACTTTTCCGTAGTGGGAGACCGTACGCCTGATTTCAAAGTGGGCCTTGTGAATGACATCACTTACAAACAATTTAAACTAAGCTTTAACCTGGACTTCCGCAAAGGCGGTGACGTATTCAACGGTAACGAATATTATCTCTATCTCGCCGGTTTGAGTGAAAGAACGCTGGACAGGGAAAATACACTTGTGATAAGAGGCGTACTGCTGGATGGCCTGGAAGAAACCAGTAAACCAACACCCAATGCGGTAGCCATTACACCGTACTTCCGTTCCGATTACTGGGCAACAACAGTTGCTACCGAATCTGATTTTATTGAATCTGTAGACTGGATGCGTTTACGTGATATCACCCTGCAATATGTATTGCCTGCTTCTTTCCTGAAAAAGCAGCGCTTTGTGAAATCCGCTTCAGTCTATGTAACAGGAACAGATGTATTCATGATCACAAATTATACCGGTGCAGATCCGAATGTGAGCACCAATACTGCTGCCAGCAGAGGTTATGGTGGCGCAGGTATTGATTTTGGCTCTCTCGCCAATCCAAGGGGTATCAATTTTGGACTGAAAGCATCGTTCTAG